AGGGAAGTCAGTTTGGCCGGCTTGGAATCACTGACCGTCAATACCGATGGTGACTTCTCCATCGGTGATCTGGCCGCCATCCACAGCGTCGACCTCTCCGGTACCGGTACGGCCACTCTGGGTGCCCTGGGAGCTACGGATCTGGATTACGGCATTACCGTCAATGCCAGCGAGCTTACCGATCTGACCATCGGCAGCATCAATGTCGGCGAAGGCCAGTCCATTGAGCTGAATGTGGCTGAGGTGGCGGGGGATGTGACCCTGGGTACGGTTATTGAAGAAACGGTTATTGAAAAAACGGTTACTCAAACTGGAGAAGAGGTTACTACCATTACTGGCGGCGCCACCGTAGGAGATGGGGCCACCGGCACCATTTCCGTGCACGCCAATGGCACCCAAGGCGCTGTGACTCTCGGCGACCTCTCCGCCAAGACCGTCACCGTGGATGCCACGGGGGCATTGGGTCAGGTGACCGTAGGTACCATTTCGGGTAATTACGGCGACGGCGGCATCGATGCAGAAACCGTCAACTTCACCGGTTCCGAGTTGAGGCCCAACGAAGTCTATGTCACGGCGTCCGATTCCGCGACCCTCACCGGCGGTATCGCTGACGATACCTTCATGCTGGTCGCGGACAATGGTTTGGGTGATACTACCCAGTTCACCATCACCGGCGGCCTGGGTGATGATCAATTCCTGATCGATTGGGATGCTACTCTGAATGGCAAGGCCATCGCGACCATTACCGACTTCGAGGAGGGTGATACCACCAACATCGCGGCTGAAACGCTTGGTGTCTTTGATGATGCAGAGATAGCCCTGGGTGTGCTGCAAGACGCAGGGTTTGCACCTGCTGACGCAGATGCCGAGGATATTGCATTCCTGGATCTGGGTACTGACGCTACCTACGACAATAGCGTCTTCACCTACGACACCTACGACACCTACGACAATAGCGTCTTCACCTACGACGGCAACACGTATGCCGTGGTAGGGGATTGGGACATCGACGGAACCCTAACCCGAGACACTCATGATGCTGCCTTCCAGGACGGCGAAATCCTGATCCAGCTCCTTGGCGTTCAAGATGCTGATGCCATCAATCATGCCTTTGGTTTGACAGGGTAAAAGCAAAGGTCAGAGGGCAGTCCCCAATTTCTCTGAAATCAGGGACTGCTGACCTTTCATGAAACCGTAAGCGCAAGGCCCCATCCCTCTCAAGGGGTGGGGTCTTTTCTATGTTCTGAAAAAGCCCCGTACCCCGTAGTACCCCGTAGGGCGCAATAAGCGAAGCGCATTGCGCCGAATTTAATCCGGCCCACACCATGCCCAATTATCGACGCGCCTGGCATCCCGGCGGGACTTATTTCTTTACGGTCAACACGTTGCGCCGGCACGGTTGCACGCTCCTGACGGATCACATCGATTCGCTGCGCGCCGCCGTGCGCACGGTGCGACGTGCGCATCCCTTCGCCATTCACGGGTGGGTGGTGTTGCCGGATCACCTGCATGCCGTCATCGAACTGCCGCCAGGCGACGCCGACTTCGCCACCCGTTGGCGGTTGATCAAGGCCGGTTTTTCCAAACGCCTGCCGCCAATAGAACGGCGTTCGGCGGTGCGTGTGGCCCGCGGTGAACGCGGCATCTGGCAACGACGATTCTGGGAACACCTGATTCGAGATGAACGCGATTTTGCTGCGCACATGGATTATGTGCACTTCAATCCTGTCAAACATGGCCATGTCGCCAGGGTTGCCGACTGGCCTTATTCGACGTTTCATGCCTTGGTGGCGAAAGGGATTTATCCGGCCGATTGGGGCGGCAGCATGGCGGCCGACGGGGTGAGGTGCCCTGACTGAATTCGGCGCAATGCGCTTCGCTTATTGCGCCCTACGGGGTACGGGGCGGGCAGCCGGCGTAGGCGTAGGGCGGATTAGCGGAGCGTAATCCGCCGAATGGGATGTGTGACGTGGTTGTTTTGGATACTACAGAGAACAGACCATGACCCGGCGGTCTCCACCAGGGTGGTAACCCCAAATGGACATCCACAGCTTACACAGATCATCTGTGGCCATCGGTGAAATCCGTGGATAAAGTCGTGATCGGAGCCGCCGTGGCGGCATGCCTTCCTGCAACAACTATCCTGACACAGACGGACCACCTTGTTATGTCAGCAATTCCCGGAGCGCATGGTCCTTGGGTGAAAAGCGGGCGTGAAAGGAGAGTCTTCGAGTGTTCAGCGGGCCGTTTGGGGTGATCGAGGGTCCGAACGTCCCGCTGAGGGATGCCACCTGGAGCGTGAGGGGCTCAGATGCCCGGTTTGAAGGCGCACCTCCGCGTCGGTTTTTCGGGTGAAAGGCTCAGGTTCTGCATGGGGTAATTCCTTTCTCCGCCCTACGAGGTGTTATAGGCGATGATCGGGGTCAGCCTTTTGTATCCGTAAAGAAGGGCCTCGTAGAGCATCCGGATGGACTCCAGGCGGAAGTCCCAGAACATGGCCCGGATCCTCTCCCAGAGGTCCCGTTTGGTTTGGAGCTTTCGCCATACGGCCTGAAACAGCGGGCAACACAGTTGGAGGCTCTGGTCCACGCAGAAGGCCAACATCATGAGGGTGACGAAAACGGCGCTAAGGTGTTTTCGGCCCAGGCCGTAGTTGTGTTCGAGGTGGTAGCCCTGGTTTTTCAAGGTGTTGAAGGTTTCGTTTTCGATGCGCCAGCGTGCCCGGCCGATCCGCATCAAGGTAACGGCGTTTTCCCGGCGGATGAGGATATCGGTGACCCAGGAAAACCGCAGAAGCCCCTTGGGGGTCACCTGCCAGTATTCGAGGAGGTTCACTCGAAGGTCGGGATGGGACTTGTTGAGGGGAAGATCGTTGATGAAGCGGAAGTAATGGAGGGTTTCGGGGTTGTCTTCCGCTGCGTGCCAGAACTCCACAGCCCGGCCCTCCGCGATGGCCTCGTCGGCCTTTTCGAAAAGGAAGGCGTGATCGCCGGGTTTAACCCCAAGGACGAAGCGGCAGTCGAAGCGCTTGAGGGTTTCAATGTGGGGAGCGTTGGGACTGAGGGCATCTTCGGTCACGATGAGCTTGATATGGGGGTGGTCGGTTCTCAGGTTCTCGATACAACGGCCGGCGGCGTTGCGTTCGCAGTCGTTTTTGGTGTCACCGTCTTCTCTTCGGATCACTTCGGGGGGAAAGGGGATCACGGCCTTGTGGTCCGGGTGGACGAGGGCGGCTCCCATCATTTGGAGGGAATAGGTGGTCTTGCCGGTGGCAGAGGTTTTTCGAAGGCAGGCGTCGGAAAAGACCTTTTCCGACGAAAAATAGCCCGTGCCGTCCAGGGCCAGGATGTAGTGGCCGTCCAGCACGGTCATCTGAGCCAGCGCCTTGCCGCGCTGAAGCCGTGAGAAGATCTCGCCGAAGGCGGGTCGGAACACATAGGGCGAAACCTCATCGAGAATTTCCCGCATGGTGCTGTCGGCAGGGATCTTCTCGATGTGGTAGAGCGCGTGCAGGTTGTGATCCCGAGCCGACCAGCGTTTCTCAAAGGCCAGAAGAGAGGGATCCTTCAAAGAAAACATGGCGAAGGCGCTCATGGCCGCATCCGCAAAGGAGATCTGCGGCCTGCCTTTGCGGGGATCGGGGATCTTTTCGAACTCACGACGCACCGCTCTCACCAGGGCATCTGCATTCAGATGCTTGCGAAGTCGGATCTTGGAGGAAGGAGCGTCTTTGCTGGGCTTCATGGCAAAATAGCCTACCAGAGACGCGGGCGGCTGTCCAGCATGAAACAGCAAAATAGTCGAAAAAATTCACCTCCGAAACCCCCTTCGGAGCCCGAAACCACCCCCTGGGTTCGCGAAAACCAAATCCTTCAATGCCCGGTTTTCAAGGCTTTACAGGGGCTCCGGAAATTGCTGTGTACTGATATTTAGGATCATCAAAAAGATGTCGATAAGAACCGTTCACATCATAACTGCCCACATCAAGAACCCGCACTTCGTCCTTGGCTATTTTTGAGGCGTAGTTCTTCACGAACCATTCCATTCGAAGGAGTGAACTTTTATGCATATCAATTTTTCCCTTTAATTCTGGGGTCAGGCCACATGGTTCTTGCGCCCCTTGCATCGTCGCGCTATGCTTGGACCATGACGCGGCGGCGCTGCACCAGGATCGCAACCCAAATGGACATCCACAGATTACACAGATTGACACAGATTAAAGAATCAAGGGGTTTGATGGAAAATCCAATCATCTGTGGCCATCGGTGAAATCTCTGGACAAAGACAGACAGCACAACAGGCTCGCGGTGATCCCCGGCTTCCTCCGAGGTGCCAGAGCTACGTTTGAGGTGACAGGCATGGACGATTTCACAAAGCATACCATCATGTTTGATCCACCGGCGAAGGTAGAATCCGCATCCTCTGCATGGATCATGCACACGCCTTTTGCGTTCTTCATGATCAGCGTCTTGAGGCCCAGGCTGTTGGTGGAGCTTGGTGTCCACACCGGTCATTCATATAATGCCTTCTGCCAGGCGGTCAAGACACTCAAGACCGCTACCCACTGCTACGGCATAGATACATGGAAGGGAGACGAACACGCTGGATGGTATGAAGATGATATCTACCAAAATCTGTATCAATACCAGCTCAAAGAGTATGCTGAGTTTTCCAATCTCCTCAGGATGACCTTCGACGAGGGGCTGGCTTATTTCTCGGATAGTAGCATAGATCTGCTCCATATCGACGGTTTGCATACCTATGACGCGGTAAAGCACGATTTCGAGTGCTGGCTGCCGAAGATGAGCGACAGGGGCGTCGTCCTGCTCCATGACACCTTTGTGCGAGAACGAGGCTTCGGCGTTTGGCGATTATGGGAAGAAATCGCCTCCCGATATCCTTCTTTCAACTTTACGCACGGATACGGGCTGGGTATCGCTGCGGTCGGCTCGAATGTAGGGAAGGATTTTCTGGATTTTCTCGACAGAGCCGGCCAGGACGCCTTTTATCGGAAGCTCTTTTTTAACTTGGGCAGGCAGATCATCCTCGAAGAATCGGTCCGGGACAAGGATGCTCGGATCGCCGCGCTGAACGCTACGCTAAGTGAGAAGGACGCGCGCATAGGAAGCCTCGAAGAATCGGTCCGGGAGAAGGAAGGTCGAATCGCCGCGCTGAACGCCTGGATCGAGGAGAAGGAAGGTCAGATCGCCGCGCTGCGCCAGAGTACGTCTTGGCGGATCACCGCTCCCTTGCGCTACGTATCGGAGCGTGGCCGGTCTACCTTTGTCGGCGCTCAGAGACTCTGGTCCGGGGTGCGGCGCCGGGGCGGGCGCGTTGTCGCGCTGCCCAAGGTCGTTCGGGTTCTGCGCCGGGAGGGCGTGGGCGGCTTGAAGGCCAAAACGCGCGCTGAGATGTACTCATCCGGTAGCGCCGA
This is a stretch of genomic DNA from Desulfoglaeba alkanexedens ALDC. It encodes these proteins:
- a CDS encoding REP-associated tyrosine transposase, yielding MPNYRRAWHPGGTYFFTVNTLRRHGCTLLTDHIDSLRAAVRTVRRAHPFAIHGWVVLPDHLHAVIELPPGDADFATRWRLIKAGFSKRLPPIERRSAVRVARGERGIWQRRFWEHLIRDERDFAAHMDYVHFNPVKHGHVARVADWPYSTFHALVAKGIYPADWGGSMAADGVRCPD
- a CDS encoding transposase; this encodes MKPSKDAPSSKIRLRKHLNADALVRAVRREFEKIPDPRKGRPQISFADAAMSAFAMFSLKDPSLLAFEKRWSARDHNLHALYHIEKIPADSTMREILDEVSPYVFRPAFGEIFSRLQRGKALAQMTVLDGHYILALDGTGYFSSEKVFSDACLRKTSATGKTTYSLQMMGAALVHPDHKAVIPFPPEVIRREDGDTKNDCERNAAGRCIENLRTDHPHIKLIVTEDALSPNAPHIETLKRFDCRFVLGVKPGDHAFLFEKADEAIAEGRAVEFWHAAEDNPETLHYFRFINDLPLNKSHPDLRVNLLEYWQVTPKGLLRFSWVTDILIRRENAVTLMRIGRARWRIENETFNTLKNQGYHLEHNYGLGRKHLSAVFVTLMMLAFCVDQSLQLCCPLFQAVWRKLQTKRDLWERIRAMFWDFRLESIRMLYEALLYGYKRLTPIIAYNTS
- a CDS encoding class I SAM-dependent methyltransferase, with product MDDFTKHTIMFDPPAKVESASSAWIMHTPFAFFMISVLRPRLLVELGVHTGHSYNAFCQAVKTLKTATHCYGIDTWKGDEHAGWYEDDIYQNLYQYQLKEYAEFSNLLRMTFDEGLAYFSDSSIDLLHIDGLHTYDAVKHDFECWLPKMSDRGVVLLHDTFVRERGFGVWRLWEEIASRYPSFNFTHGYGLGIAAVGSNVGKDFLDFLDRAGQDAFYRKLFFNLGRQIILEESVRDKDARIAALNATLSEKDARIGSLEESVREKEGRIAALNAWIEEKEGQIAALRQSTSWRITAPLRYVSERGRSTFVGAQRLWSGVRRRGGRVVALPKVVRVLRREGVGGLKAKTRAEMYSSGSADLPPSMEEATDERPSR